A single window of Granulicella mallensis MP5ACTX8 DNA harbors:
- a CDS encoding ABC transporter ATP-binding protein: MPIVELQNIRKVYDTKVAVEGLTLTIEPGTMFGLLGPNGSGKTSSIRMMIGMTVPDSGTVRLFDKPFARTLLHRVGYLPEERGLYKKMKVIDQLVFLGQLHGLDEATARKRSLAWCERMEINEAIAKKTEELSKGMQQKIQFIAALLHEPDLVIMDEPFSGLDPVNATLLMDTLVALRSEGKAILFSTHRMDQVEKLCDAIALISRGKLLLSGSMREIKSHYPRNRVQIVFTGDDSFLRHPGIVEAKNYSGIAEIKVQDEVVAQQVLAEAVARGTHINRFEVIEPTLEEIFIENVRASFGDAEAGGRVDA; the protein is encoded by the coding sequence ATGCCTATCGTTGAACTCCAGAACATCCGCAAGGTCTACGACACCAAAGTCGCGGTCGAAGGCCTGACCCTGACCATCGAACCCGGTACCATGTTCGGCCTGTTGGGGCCCAACGGCTCGGGCAAGACCAGCTCCATCCGCATGATGATCGGCATGACCGTGCCCGACTCCGGCACAGTGCGCCTCTTCGACAAGCCCTTTGCGCGTACGCTGCTGCATCGCGTCGGCTATCTGCCGGAAGAGCGCGGGCTCTACAAGAAGATGAAAGTGATCGATCAGCTCGTCTTCCTGGGCCAGCTTCATGGTCTGGACGAAGCCACGGCCCGCAAGCGCTCACTTGCCTGGTGCGAGCGCATGGAGATCAACGAGGCCATCGCCAAGAAGACCGAAGAGCTCTCCAAGGGCATGCAGCAGAAGATCCAGTTCATCGCCGCGCTGCTGCACGAACCCGACCTCGTCATCATGGATGAGCCCTTCAGCGGCCTCGATCCCGTCAATGCGACGCTGCTCATGGACACCCTGGTCGCGCTGCGTAGCGAGGGCAAGGCCATCCTCTTCTCGACGCACCGCATGGACCAGGTCGAAAAGCTCTGCGACGCCATCGCGCTCATCTCCCGCGGCAAGCTGCTGCTCTCCGGCAGCATGCGCGAGATCAAATCCCACTATCCACGCAACCGTGTCCAGATTGTTTTCACGGGCGACGATTCCTTCCTTCGCCATCCCGGCATCGTCGAGGCCAAGAATTACTCCGGCATCGCCGAGATCAAGGTGCAGGACGAAGTCGTTGCCCAGCAGGTTCTCGCCGAGGCTGTCGCCCGTGGCACCCACATCAATCGCTTTGAAGTCATAGAGCCTACGCTGGAAGAGATCTTCATCGAAAACGTCCGTGCAAGCTTCGGCGATGCAGAGGCAGGAGGCAGAGTCGATGCATAA
- a CDS encoding DNA-directed RNA polymerase subunit alpha yields the protein MLWRGFQKPKRLAVDQETLTPTFGKFSAQPFERGFGTTIGNALRRTLLSSIEGAAVTAVKIEGVLHEFQSIAGVVEDATDIILNLKQIPFKLNGDGPKTLYLRADAAGVVTSGSIEADSDVEILDPSVYICTISEGGRIDMEMRLKRGRGYVSADKNFDSDLGIGFIPVDSVHSPVRKVNYLVEAARLGQITDYDKLTLEIWTNGTILPADALGLSAKLLKDHMTIFINFEEEMEAGASGDHDGPLLRNENLNRSVEELELSVRSYNCLKNANIATIGELIQKTEAEMLKTKNFGRKSLNEIKEILAQMGLSLGMKIDEQGNPVPGPTSVLPAATLAASYAGYDDEDDDDLDIDEPENF from the coding sequence ATGCTTTGGAGAGGTTTTCAGAAGCCCAAGCGTCTCGCTGTCGATCAGGAGACCCTGACCCCCACCTTTGGCAAATTTTCCGCGCAGCCCTTTGAGCGCGGTTTCGGTACGACCATCGGCAACGCCCTGCGCCGTACCCTGTTGTCCTCGATCGAAGGTGCTGCTGTTACCGCCGTCAAGATCGAAGGCGTGCTGCACGAGTTCCAATCCATCGCCGGCGTCGTTGAAGATGCTACCGACATTATCCTGAACCTGAAGCAGATCCCGTTCAAGCTCAACGGCGATGGCCCCAAGACCCTGTATCTCCGTGCCGATGCCGCGGGTGTCGTCACCTCGGGTTCCATCGAGGCTGATTCGGACGTCGAGATCCTCGATCCCAGCGTCTACATCTGCACCATCAGCGAAGGCGGCCGCATCGACATGGAGATGCGTCTCAAGCGCGGCCGTGGCTATGTCTCGGCTGACAAGAACTTCGACAGCGATCTCGGCATTGGCTTCATCCCGGTGGATTCCGTCCACTCGCCTGTGCGCAAGGTCAACTACCTCGTCGAGGCTGCTCGTCTCGGTCAGATCACCGACTATGACAAGCTCACGCTCGAGATCTGGACCAACGGAACGATCCTCCCGGCAGACGCTCTCGGCCTTTCGGCCAAGCTGCTGAAGGATCACATGACGATCTTCATCAACTTCGAGGAGGAGATGGAGGCCGGTGCTTCCGGCGATCACGACGGCCCGCTGCTTCGCAACGAGAACCTGAACCGCTCGGTAGAAGAGCTCGAGCTTTCGGTGCGCAGCTACAACTGCCTGAAGAACGCCAACATCGCGACCATCGGTGAGTTGATCCAGAAGACCGAAGCCGAGATGCTCAAGACCAAGAACTTCGGCCGCAAGAGCCTGAACGAGATCAAGGAAATCCTTGCTCAGATGGGCCTCTCGCTCGGCATGAAGATCGACGAACAGGGCAACCCGGTCCCGGGACCGACCTCGGTTCTCCCGGCCGCAACGCTCGCAGCCAGCTATGCCGGCTACGACGATGAGGACGACGACGATCTGGATATCGACGAGCCCGAAAACTTCTAA
- the rplQ gene encoding 50S ribosomal protein L17, protein MRHRNGGFKLGRNTSHRRALLRNLVTSIILNDRVHTTITKAKATRPIVEKMITLGKNGSVHSRRQALAYLMTPESVDRLFKIVAPRYSTRPGGYSRIVRTSVRKGDASEMAFIELLGAEQELSEKAAKRSEARAKRQEELQKQLEERGPGEQPDPSAEN, encoded by the coding sequence ATGCGTCATCGTAATGGCGGCTTTAAACTCGGCCGCAACACCAGTCATCGTCGCGCTCTTCTGCGCAATCTCGTCACCTCAATCATTCTGAACGATCGCGTTCATACCACCATTACGAAGGCCAAGGCGACCCGCCCCATCGTCGAGAAGATGATCACTCTCGGCAAGAACGGCAGCGTTCACTCCCGCCGCCAGGCGCTCGCTTACCTGATGACGCCTGAGTCGGTCGACCGTCTCTTCAAGATCGTTGCCCCGCGCTACAGCACACGTCCCGGGGGCTACAGCCGCATCGTGCGTACCAGCGTCCGCAAGGGTGATGCTTCCGAGATGGCTTTCATCGAACTCCTCGGCGCCGAGCAGGAACTCAGCGAGAAGGCAGCCAAGCGCTCCGAAGCCCGCGCCAAGCGGCAGGAAGAGCTGCAGAAGCAGCTCGAAGAGCGTGGTCCCGGCGAGCAGCCTGATCCGTCTGCCGAGAACTAA